Genomic segment of Ewingella sp. CoE-038-23:
AAGACATCGCGATCTTCATTAAATTCCAGCTCGAACAGCGTATCGTGGCGCGCCACCATGGTGGCTTTGATGTTTTCGTTATCGCCTAATAGCAGTTCTGCGCCCGGTTTAGGCGACTTTGAAGCACGGACGTGAGCCAAAATGCGTTTGGAATCAAGCACCCGCTCTACCAGCACTTCAATCTTGCCGCCGCTGACCTTGCGGCCAAAGACGCGGGCGGGGATCACGCGGGTATTGTTGAAGACCAGCAGGTCACCGGCGTCGAGCTTGTCGAGCAGGTCGGTGAAAATGCCGTGCGTCAGTTCGCCGCTTGGCCCGTCCAGCGACAACAAACGGCAGCCGCTGCGCTGGGTCTGCGGATAGCGGGCAATCAGGGACTCGGGGAGTTCAAAAGAAAAATCGGCAACGCGCATGGCTTTTCACTTCAGTTAACGGACAAAAACAGGCGGCTTAGTCTAGTGGTACGGGCCTTTTGCTGCAAGCTTCTACCTCAAGAAAGGCATATCCTGACATGTCATTGATCATGTTTCTTGCATTATACTGTGCGGATGAATTTTTTAGCTCATCTCCATCTGGCCTCACTCGCCAACAGTTCGCTACTCGGAAACCTGCTGGCCGACTTCGTCCGTGGCAATCCTGACTCGCTATTTTCCGCTGATATCGTCAGCGGTATTCGCATGCATCGGCGGGTCGACGTCATGACCGACACCCTGCCGGAAGTGAAAATCGCCCGCAGCTATTTCCGCGATGATTTCCGCCGCGTCGCGCCTATCACGCTGGATATGGTGTGGGACCACTTTCTGTGTCGCCACTGGGCCACGCTCTCGCCGGACATTGAGCTGGAAGAGTTTATCGAAGCTTGTCGCCAAGAGATTGAACCGCAGCTGGATGGAATGCCGGAGCGCTTTATCAATCTGAATCGCTATTTATGGTCAGATCGCTGGATGCAGAGCTATGCCGCGCTGCCCAATATCGGCAATGCCTTGTCGAATATGGCCGCCCGCCGCCCGAAACTCAGCGCGCTGGCTGGCTCATATCACGACCTCGAATTGAATTATGACGCGCTGGAACAACTTTTTTGGCAGTTTTATCCGCAGATGATGCTGCAAGCCAGACAGCAGGAAATTTGACTTAAGGTGAAATTAATCGTGAATCGCGACACAATTCCCTGCAAATCAGCCGCTTATTCATAATAAGATTTGCGACTTACTCCACAGACTGATAGTCGAATACTATCTGATTGATTGGTCTGATGGGGTTTATTCGCTTCCCCCCAGCCTCTATACTGGCTGTCGATTTATACACCCCTAATTCTTTTACCTCACCAATAGGAGTACTTATGGTCCTGGTAACTCGTCCGGCCCCAGATTTCACAGCAGCAGCTGTACTTGGTAGCGGTGAAGTTGTTGATAACTTCAACTTCAAAAAACACACTGCGGGCAAACCAACTGTTCTGTTCTTCTGGCCAATGGACTTCACTTTCGTATGTCCTTCTGAGCTGATCGCTTTCGATCACCGTTACGAAGAATTCCAGAAGCGTGGCGTTGAAGTTGTTGGTGTTTCTTTCGACTCTGAATTCGTTCACAACGCATGGCGTAAAACCCCTGTTGAGAAAGGCGGCATCGGCGAAGTTAAATACGCGATGGTTGCTGACATCAAACGTGAAATTCAGAAAGCCTACGGTATCGAACACCCAGACGCTGGCGTTGCGCTGCGTGGTTCTTTCCTGATCGACAAAGAAGGCGTGGTTCGCCACCAGGTTGTTA
This window contains:
- a CDS encoding ACP phosphodiesterase yields the protein MNFLAHLHLASLANSSLLGNLLADFVRGNPDSLFSADIVSGIRMHRRVDVMTDTLPEVKIARSYFRDDFRRVAPITLDMVWDHFLCRHWATLSPDIELEEFIEACRQEIEPQLDGMPERFINLNRYLWSDRWMQSYAALPNIGNALSNMAARRPKLSALAGSYHDLELNYDALEQLFWQFYPQMMLQARQQEI
- a CDS encoding peroxiredoxin C — protein: MVLVTRPAPDFTAAAVLGSGEVVDNFNFKKHTAGKPTVLFFWPMDFTFVCPSELIAFDHRYEEFQKRGVEVVGVSFDSEFVHNAWRKTPVEKGGIGEVKYAMVADIKREIQKAYGIEHPDAGVALRGSFLIDKEGVVRHQVVNDLPLGRNIDEMLRMVDALQFHEEHGEVCPAQWEKGKQGMGASPDGVAKYLSENASNL